The following proteins come from a genomic window of Puntigrus tetrazona isolate hp1 chromosome 15, ASM1883169v1, whole genome shotgun sequence:
- the LOC122358721 gene encoding G-protein coupled receptor 35-like produces the protein MNIEELNNSTVNFTSPETSNSTIQSVGLVDFLKLCVFGFNLLSGLPMHSYVIWLIVTGTGSGVTSEFFCLNLSVCEIGNSLICVFYILSICFPNITVLPLILSGLIFTGRPLFQCLICVERYLAVVHPVTFLKYKPLRYRVICCAAAWSITLASCFLCLYMRHIQIHFLCVHFLLAISMQLFCLVAVLRALKQSGPGERGREREEENHMKRRAFLIILINTVTMTIIYVPFAIAGLVTILTNQNIYSIWITGLICYILAGFVHPVLYLHRARKLPCL, from the coding sequence ATGAATATAGAGGAGTTGAATAACTCAACAGTGAACTTCACCTCACCTGAAACATCAAACTCCACAATTCAGTCCGTTGGACTTGTGGACTTTCTGAAACTTTGTGTGTTCGGCTTCAATCTGTTGTCAGGCCTTCCCATGCACTCCTATGTTATATGGCTCATCGTTACAGGAACTGGAAGTGGAGTTACATCAGAGTTCTTTTGCCtcaatctgtctgtttgtgagattgGTAACTCTTTGATTTGTGTCTTCTATATTTTGTCAATATGCTTTCCAAATATCACAGTATTACCACTGATTTTATCAGGGCTCATcttcaccggtcgtcctctgttccagtgtctgatctgtgtagagcgttacctggcggtggttcatcctgtaacctttctgaagtacaaacctctcagatatagagtgatctgctgcgctgCTGCATGGTCAATCACTCTTGCCTCCTGTTTTTTGTGCTTATATATGagacatatacaaatacacttCTTATGTGTGCATTTCTTGCTGGCCATTTCTatgcagttgttttgtctcgtggctgttctcagagctctgaagcagtcaggaccaggagagagaggaagagagagagaggaggaaaaccacatgaagaggaGAGCGTTtcttattattctaataaatacGGTGACCATGACTATCATATACGTCCCATTTGCTATCGCAGGATTAGTTACCATTTTAACAAACCAGAATATTTATAGTATTTGGATCACTGGTTTGATTTGTTAtattctggctggttttgttcaccctgttctttatctgcaccgaGCTAGAAAACTACCTTGCCTTTGA
- the LOC122358720 gene encoding P2Y purinoceptor 8-like produces the protein MNNSTVNFTTPETSTNSIMGPLDYIEISALSISFLFGVPTNVYVLWLILTGTGSGVASEFFMLNLSICEICTSLNNLVSILPFYVASLKLLPMFLQGLILTGRPLFQCLICVEHYLAVVHPVTFLKYKPLRYRVICCAVAWIITLGSCFYCLFIVIAQNIQVQISFFSTHFLLLTFFQLFFLVAILRALKQSGPGGRGREREEENHMKRRAFYLILITTVSMTITYAPYAITGFSVLLTGQNTHIYWVPASICYILAGFVQPILYLHRAGNISWLCCP, from the coding sequence ATGAATAACTCTACAGTGAACTTCACTACACCTGAAACATCTACAAACTCTATAATGGGACCTCTGGACTATATTGAAATCAGTGCGCTCAGCATCAGTTTCCTGTTTGGCGTTCCTACAAATGTCTATGTTCTATGGCTCATCctcacaggaacaggaagtggagtcGCCTCAGAGTTCTTCATGCTCAATCTCTCTATTTGTGAGATTTGTACCAGTTTGAATAATTTGGTCTCTATACTGCCCTTTTACGTCGCGAGTCTCAAATTATTACCAATGTTTCTACAAGGACTAATactcaccggtcgtcctctgtttcagtgtctgatctgtgtagagcattacctggcggtggtgcatcctgtaacctttctgaagtacaaacctctcagatacagagtgatctgctgcgctgTGGCTTGGATAATCACTCTCGGATCATGtttctattgtttatttattgtaattgcacAAAACATTCAAGTACAGATAAGCTTCTTCTCAACACACTTCCTTCTCCTCACCTTCTTCCAGTTGTTCTTTCTCGTGGCtattctcagagctctgaagcagtcaggaccaggaggaagagggagagagagagaagaggaaaaccacatgaagagaagagcgttTTATCTCATTCTCATAACTACTGTGAGCATGACTATCACATATGCACCATATGCTATCACAGGATTCTCTGTTCTTTTGACTGGACAGAATACTCATATATATTGGGTTCCTGCTTCAATTTGTTATatattggctggttttgttcaacCCATTCTTTATCTGCATCGAGCTGGAAATATCTCCTGGCTCTGTTGCCCATAA